The Corallococcus caeni region CCGGGTGGTGCAGGGATGCCTCGGTGAAAAGCGAGAGGACGAAACGTCCACCGGGAATGGGCGCCGAGTACCAGAAGCCCTTGGGCACCGCCTCGATGAGCGTGAACGCCTCGTCGAGCTGCCGGGTCACCCGCGAGAAGGCGAAGAGCGCCACCTGCTCCCAGGCAAGCTGGCGCGACACTCCCTGACGTCGAGCAAAAGAGGCCGCTCTGCCTGACGCGTCGACCACGTAGCGGGCTCGGACCGCGGGGTGTCTGTCTGTCGCCTCCGCCCTCCAGACCCCGTCCTCGTATTCAAGGTCGCGCGGCGCGTCGCCTTCGAACAACCGCGCCCCTACCGCGACGGCTCTCTCTCGCAGCATGGCCTCGAAGCGCATGCGGTCAACGTGGAAGCCGTGTCCGCGCGGGTCGCGGACGAAGTCGTGCCATGTCAGCACGGGGCTGCCCCATGCGGAGGCGTTCGCGTGGCAGGGCAAGGGCCCATCCTCGATGAACCGCTCGCAAAGCCCCAATCGCGCGAGGAGGGCTGGAGCCCCTGGCGACAGGCTTTCGCCGATGCGTTCACCCGCCTGCGTGCGCCCAAAGACAGCCACACGCAGCCCCGCGTGGGCGAGCGTGATGGCGGACGCGCACCCGGCCGGCCCCGCGCCGATGATGACCACGTCCGCCTCGAGTTCGCGCGCCACTGCGTCAGTCTTCGGAGGCCCAGATGGGGCGGAGCGCCGTCATCGCCGGCTGGCTGTGTTCCACCTGCCGGCCTGTCTCCACCCAGAGCTGGCCGGGCAGCGGGCCACCCGGTCCGGGCAACGCTTCGATGATGCCAACCTGCGCCCACTCACGGACGAACTTGTTGATGGCTTCCTTCGAGGGGTAGATCTGCGGCGGGTAGGTCGGCTTCATCGGGTAGCGGATGCCGCGCAGCCACTTCACGCGCTGGTCGAAGGCGAGCACCCGCTCCTTCTCATTGGCGGGCGTCTTCGGGTCCATCACCTTCTGGTATTGCTCCTCGCTGAGCACGTCGTTGGGCACGCGCGCGGGCCAGAACGTCGGCAGGTAGTCGTCGACGTAGGGCACGTAGGCTGACAGGCACGACGAGGTGTCCGTCTGCCACGGCGTCGCCATCCAGCGGGTGAGGTCGCCCGCCGTCGAGCCATCCAGCGGGCCGCCGCGCATGAGCGCGATGGAGGAGATGAGCTGGGGGCCCCAGTCGGGTTCGGGAGCGGCGCGGCGCTTGATGCGGAACGGCTCCGCGTAGAGCATCGCGTGGCGCATGGGCCAGGTGAACTCCGCGCCGGGGTGGAAGGGCCCGCCGAGCACCTCGTCGAGCACGGCGCGGTCGATGCCCCGCACCTGTTCCGCCGCGCTCAAGCTCGTCCAGGCGGGAGGTGCCTTGGGCGGCCCGTCGGCCACGAAGTCGCCTTCCGCCCACTGTTCGAGCCACTTGTATTGCGTCGGCAGGATGGCCATCCACTCGCGGGGACCGGTCTGCGTGGTGTTGAGCGTCGTCCCGTCGCCGTAGTAGGCGGGCAGGGCGGCCGGCTGGGGATGGTCGTAATTGGCGTTCCTGAACCCGTTGAAGATGCTGAAGCGCAGTGAGCGCGAAGCGTCGGAGGGGTCGTTGAGGCGTGCGGCGAGCGCGGGGTCCGTGAAGTCATTGGGCGTGCCAAAGCCGAAGTCACGCGCGAAGCCCGCGTTCACCCACTGGTTGAGCGTGAACCGCCGGAGCAGGGGATGGATGTGCTCGGAGAACTTCGGACGCTCGGGCATCCGGGAGGGATCGATCTCCGTCGCGACCTGGAACAGCAGGTCCCAGCCGGTGACGATGGACTGCACGCCGGGCGCGTAGTCGGGCGGTCCGACGAGGACCCAGGCCCCCTTCGCCTGGTAGGTCTTGCCCGCGTACTCGACGGTCGCGTCGACCGGTCCATCGGAGATGTCATCGTGCCAGCCGGTGTTGTTGGCGAACGTGGTCGCTGGCTGGCCATCGAAGCTCGCCGCCTCACCACGGCCACCCAGGAACACCAGTCGGCCCTCGGCGTCGGTGCGGAGCTCACCCAGGTAGACCGACTTGTTCATGAAGCGGCCGGTGAGCGCGAAGGAGGCCTCGGCGCCCAGCGCGTTGATGCTCTTGCCGGCGATGGTGGCGGCGGGCGGGGTGATGGCCAGGCTCGCGCGCTCGGGCCCCTTCACGTTCGCGTTGCGCAGGATGCTCGCGATGCCCGGAGTGCCGACGACGAGGCCCTGTGACTCGGGGATGTCGAGCGCCTGGTCGAAGTCGAACCACGCGGCCTTCTTGTTGGCGACCTCGACCTTCCAGGTGATGTGGGCGTCGTCGGCCGTGATCTCCTTGACGACCTGACCCCGCGCATCGAGCCCGTAGACGCGGAAGCGAGCGGCTTGTCGTTTGATGCGGCCGCTCGTGTCGCGGTAGGCGCCCCGGTCACGCGGGGCGCCGGGCAGTTCGGGCCCGAAGAAATACCCATCCGGGCTGTTGCCAACCCTCGCGACGCCAATCGACGGATAGATGGCGAACTGCGTGATCGCCTGCGATTCGCTCATGACGCCCCCCAAGGAAAGATAGACGTCATCATTCGTGGCCGGCCTGGTGGGTGTCAATGAGACACGTCAGGTCATGCGCGCCGTCTTCCAGCAGGCGCTCCCGGGGGTGCAGGCTCGTGATCGAACACTGGTAGCGCAGCGTCCAATAGAACATCGCCCAGGACTTGTAGGCCACCGTGGGGAAGCCCTGGAGCAGGGGGATGCCCGCGTGCATGAGCTGCGCGAGCGACTCGTTGGCGGCGCTGTTCCCGAAAGCCATGCCCTCATGCATGACGTACTGCCAGCGCCCCGCCTCCAGACACGAGTCCGCCTGGACGGCGTAGGTGAAGGCATGCGGGGCGTCCACCTCCACGCGCAGGTGCTGGTGCGCCGGGATGTGCGGCACGCCCGCGACGGCATAGGGCTTCTCGTGGTCCCAGCCCCACAGGTGCGTCTCGTCATTGCCCGTGGGCAGCCAGCGCCAGTGCATGTGCAGGCAGTCGTGGATGCAGAAAGGCGCCATCGCGATGTTGTCCAACCGCATGTCTTGCGAGGCGTTCTTGAAGAACTCGCGGATGCTCCGGGGGGCGCGCATGGGTGGCGCCACGTGGATGTTGTCGAAGTAGCCCTGGCGTTCCTTGAGCGGCTCCTGCCAGCGCTGGTAGTGGTCGCGGTCGAAGACGTCGACGTTGAAGCCCGGCCCCTCGGCGATTTGGGGCGACGCCATGAGGTAGCCCGTGCCCGCTCGCAGGTTCGTCCTGAACCGGCTGAACATCTTGTGCCACAGCGGGGGAATGTTCGGGTTGAAGAGGTTCTTCCAGGACAGCAGCCCGTCGTTGGCGTCGGACCACATGCCCGTGGCCATCTCGTGCAACATCTCGTCCTGGTCCTCTGGACGGTCACCCGGCAAGGCCTGGGCGTGCACGCCGTGGTGGTGGCCATGCCCGGGGTCCGTGGGCGTGGTGGGGGGGATGTCGCCCGAGGGAGGCGGCGTCGGCGGCGGGGACGGGTGGGCCATGCTGGACATGGGCGGGCGGCGGACGTGGATGCGCGCGGCCATCCGCTCCAGCGGGCGGTTGCTCATGAACATCAGGTGCGGCCGGAACCGCGAGGTGGCGGCGAGCCCGTGCGGTGTGTAGTCGTTGCGCTCCTTGCAGCAGACGAACTCCGCGCAGACGAGCACGCGCAAGGGCGACAGTGAGAGCGTGCCGGTCTCCGTGCGCTTCACCTTCATGACGGGCGGCTTGGGCGGCGCGGTGGGCTTCTTGACGGGCATGAAGCCGTCGCTGCACAGCACGTCCTTCGGGATGGGCTCCAGCGCGAGCGTGCCGGCCGGAGCGCGCAGGTTCACCTGGAAGCCGAACACCAGCATCAGGCTGCGGTCCAGGTCCGTGGGGATCCAGAACGTCGTCCTCTTCGCCACGGAGCCGCCGGGCGTCTCATAGCGGCGCAGGAGGAACTCACGGGTCAGCTCCAGCTTCAGCGCCGTGCCCTTGTAGGTGATTTCAATGGGGCTCCAGACCAGCTCGTCCAGCACGGTGAGCGTCTGCGCGGGGAACCACGGCGTCTCCCGCACGCGGTGGGTGACGTTCCTCACGCGGCCCGGGGTGCCGAGGTTGTGCGTCCAGCTCCAGACGCTGCCCGCGCTCGGTCCGGCGGCGGCCTGGGCCTGGGCACCCCCGCCGCCCTCGAAGGACTGGTAGGTCGCCCCGGGGGCCGCGGTGAGCAGCAGCGTGTCCTTCAACAGCGTGTCGAGATCGGGCATGGGTCGTTCGGAGGAGAAGGGTTCAGGCGGCCGCGTCGGGTACACGGTCCACGGTCCACGCGCCTTGTTCGCTCAGGGTGAGCGGCGCGCTGTCGCGGAGCACTTCCAGGAGCGTGTAGACGTCCTTGCCGGTGCGCGGCAGGAAGACCTCGCCCTCTTCATCCGTGACGCACTCGCGCTCCGTGCCGTCCGGGCAGAGCACGCGCAGGCGGCAGTGGGGGAGCGGGTTCTGGTCCACCGTGTCGTCCACGATGCGAAAGGTGGGCAGGCCCGGCGTGACGCGAATGGAGCCGGAGATGACCGGATCCTCGCAGGCGCTGACCCCAGGACAAAAAGGGCTGTTCAGCGTGAGGTGGCTGGGCTTCGCCGCGAGCCGCACCGCACCCGGCTGCTCCGGGAAGGGCTGTTGCAGCAGCAGTCCGACGACGGACTCCTCCTTCGAGGGTTTGCCTCCCGCGCCTTGGAGCCAGTTCTGGACGGTGTACGTCAAGGGCAGGCCCTGGTCGCCGTTGATGAGGTCTCCGACGCTGAGGCTGCCGACGTGGCCATCGTCGGTGTAGAGCGTCAAGGTGGCGGAGCCCGCCCCGGTGGTTCCGGAGAAGGAGGCGCGGCTGCGCGACAGCAGGGCCCCCTTCTGCCCCTCGCTCAGCCCCGCCTCGGACCACCCCGAGACGCGGAAGGTGACCTGGGGGTTGTGGAACGTGGGGCGCAGCGGGTTGTCCCGTTGGAGTTGGAGCCTGAACGTGGCGGCGACGGTGTAGTTCGCGCTGTGATGCCAGACGTTCGCCTGGGGCCCCTCCTTGGGGTCGAACCTGCGCCACTGATGAGAGACATCGAAGCGCATGCGGCAATACAAGTAGGGGACGTTGAACCAGGGGCTGGTCATGGGTGGGGGGCGGGGCGAGGCCGGTCCAGCAGCTCCTCAAGGAGAAGGGGGGATTGTATCACGCGTGCGGCACCGCCCCCCACGCGCCGAGAAGCACGGACTGTGTCTGGAGCGGAGCCACCGTGGGGTGGATGCCTTCTCATATCCTGGCGCCATGAACGCTCTTGCTCTGCTCGCGCTGGTCGTCCCGGCAGCGTCGTCTGACGACGGCTCCCCGCAGCCCTGGTTCACGGTAGGGCCGCTGGTGAGCGTGAGCCGCCGTCAGGAGGAAACCGCATGGGGCATGGGCGTGGAGTCCACCCTCAACCTGGCGATGCACAACAATCTCCTGGGCTCCTTCAGGTCGGGGGCGGTGGGCATCTTCGGGCAGGGCCAATGGATGGAGGGTGACCACTCGCGGCTGTGCGGTGGAGTGCAAGGCACCTTCCTCATTTTCGGGTTGGAGACGGGCGTGGCCTACGAGACGGCGACGGCGGCCCGCCGGGCCACGACGTCGCTCCACCTGGCGCCCTTCCTCGGCTTCGTCTACGGCTCCGTGGGCGTCCGCTTCAGCGTCCCACTGGAGAACGCGCGGGACCTGTCAGGCCGCCTCCCGTATGGCCGGGAGGTGGGCCTCACGCTGACCCTCAAGAAGCCCTTCTCTCCCATGCTCTGAAAAGGCTCTCACGAAACATCCATAGGCGGGATGGAGGCCATGTGGAGGGTGAGGTCACGGGGCCAGACGACGGGCGTCGCCTCGGCCTTGCGGCAGAAGGCCAAGGCCGAGCTCGTTCAGCGCTGTCGCGGGCGTTGCGGATCTTTCGCGCGCGCGACACCTGATGCTTCACATTGGCGGGTGGGGAGCCCCGTTTCGACGATGAAGTCGATGAGCGTGCGCACGGCGAACGGCATCAGTTCGCGCTCGTGGTAGACAACCGACATGGGCGTCTGCGCGCCGATGTGCCTGGCGAGAACCCTCACCAGCGTGCCGGCAGCGACCTCTGCCTGCGCCAGGAAATCGGGGATCAGCGCGATGCCAAGGCTGGTGCGTGCCGCGCCGAGCAGCACGAACATGTCGTTGGAAGTCATGCGCGGATGAATGCGCACGCTGCCCCCATTGAGGCGCGGCCAGCTCAGCGTGGGCGTTTCTCCGCGCACGAACGGACTCAAGCAAGCGTGCCTGCGCAGGTCCGTGGCGCGCTTGGGAGTTCCTGCTCTTGCCAGATACGCAGGCGTCGCCACGCAGACCAGCGTGTTCGCACCCAACTTCCGTGACACCAGGTTGAGCGGCGTCGACGCGACGGGACCGGCGCGCAGCGCGAGGTCAAATCCGCCGTGAATCAAATCGACGTGCGTATTGCTGGCGTCCACCTCCAGTACGACGTCGGGATGGCGCAACGAGAACTGACCGAAGAGCTCCCCCAGGATGTCGGGAGCTCCGGTAGGAACGGAGATGCGCACCCGGCCCTCTACCTTGCCACTCGGCCGCTGGACGATGGCGCGCGCACGCTCGAGTGCTTCGACCGAGTGGCGCGCGTGCTGGTAGAACTCGGCGCCCGCGTCGGTGAGCGCCTGTCTTCGGGTCGTGCGTTTGAGGAGGCGGATGCCGAGGCGTTCTTCGAGCCGTTGCAAGCGCCGTCCAACGGTCGAGCGCGGCAGGCGCAGCTCCTTCGCGGCGCGTGAGAGCGAGTGCGTGTCGACCACGCGCACGAAGGCGATCAGTTCGGCTGTCTCCGGTAGGTCGTCCATTTGGAGCAAATCATAGCCAATCATTCCAATTCTTGCATCATTGCTCCAGGCCGGCGCGAAGGCTTAGGCAAGGGCCATGAGAACGAAACTCCTGTACTGGGTGCCTACCGGCTTGCTGGCGGCGATGTTCCTGATGTCCGGCGCCTTCAACGTCACCCACCAGCCCCATGTGATGCAGGTCTCGGCGCGTCTGGGCTACCCCGGCTACGTGGCCACGCTCCTCGGAGTCTGGAAGCTGCTCGCCGCAGTCACCCTGGTGTTCGGCTCGCGTTGGCCGCGCTTGAAGGAATGGGCGTTCGCGGGCCTGTTCTTCAACCTCAGCGGTGCGGTCTTCTCTCACGTAGCCTCCAATGACACCGTCGCCAGCAGTGTGCCCGCGGGCGCACTGCTTGTTCTGACTGGCATCACCTACGCGGCGCAGCGACGGTTCGGCCCTGCCAGTTCGGCGCTGAAGACGACGTAGAGCCATTACATGTCGGCTGTCAGCCGTGGTCCGGGTCGCGCTGCTGGGCTCGACCGTCAAGCGCGATGACGGACGCGTAGCCCCGAGCCCAGGAGCGGAGGCGGTGCGCCCGCCCATGAGGTGCGCGGCAGGTGCCTGGCTGTCTGGGCCCTTGCGGCTTGAGCTTCAACACCCTGCGGCTTGGAGGGACCCGCGCGCCGGGGCCCGCCTTGCACCTGCCGTGGGCAGGCCCAGGTGCGCCAGAATCGCTCGCACCCCTCCTGCATCGTTCACGTACGCCAGCACCCGGCGCCTGCCGCCACACCTCGAGCAGGCCCACACCTCCAGCGCCCTGCGTACGGCGCCCCGTTGTACGAGGTGCTCCAGGGGCCCTGACGACGTTGCAGCTCCCGCTGGCCTTGTAGTCGGTCTCGCCGCGCACGAGGATGCCGGCCACCGTGTAGCCGCTGTTCTCGTACACGCCCGAGCCCGAGTTGCCG contains the following coding sequences:
- a CDS encoding NAD(P)/FAD-dependent oxidoreductase translates to MARELEADVVIIGAGPAGCASAITLAHAGLRVAVFGRTQAGERIGESLSPGAPALLARLGLCERFIEDGPLPCHANASAWGSPVLTWHDFVRDPRGHGFHVDRMRFEAMLRERAVAVGARLFEGDAPRDLEYEDGVWRAEATDRHPAVRARYVVDASGRAASFARRQGVSRQLAWEQVALFAFSRVTRQLDEAFTLIEAVPKGFWYSAPIPGGRFVLSLFTEASLHHPASVRTPDGLGALLANAPHTRLRLEAHGARLEGVPRFVDASSAHLATTCGPGWVAVGDAALTYDPIAAHGLTLALRTGIDAADALVADAQGDASALPAYSTRLARAFDAYRREALRLYRDEQRWPDAPYWQTRHRL
- a CDS encoding LodA/GoxA family CTQ-dependent oxidase codes for the protein MSESQAITQFAIYPSIGVARVGNSPDGYFFGPELPGAPRDRGAYRDTSGRIKRQAARFRVYGLDARGQVVKEITADDAHITWKVEVANKKAAWFDFDQALDIPESQGLVVGTPGIASILRNANVKGPERASLAITPPAATIAGKSINALGAEASFALTGRFMNKSVYLGELRTDAEGRLVFLGGRGEAASFDGQPATTFANNTGWHDDISDGPVDATVEYAGKTYQAKGAWVLVGPPDYAPGVQSIVTGWDLLFQVATEIDPSRMPERPKFSEHIHPLLRRFTLNQWVNAGFARDFGFGTPNDFTDPALAARLNDPSDASRSLRFSIFNGFRNANYDHPQPAALPAYYGDGTTLNTTQTGPREWMAILPTQYKWLEQWAEGDFVADGPPKAPPAWTSLSAAEQVRGIDRAVLDEVLGGPFHPGAEFTWPMRHAMLYAEPFRIKRRAAPEPDWGPQLISSIALMRGGPLDGSTAGDLTRWMATPWQTDTSSCLSAYVPYVDDYLPTFWPARVPNDVLSEEQYQKVMDPKTPANEKERVLAFDQRVKWLRGIRYPMKPTYPPQIYPSKEAINKFVREWAQVGIIEALPGPGGPLPGQLWVETGRQVEHSQPAMTALRPIWASED
- a CDS encoding LysR family transcriptional regulator yields the protein MIGYDLLQMDDLPETAELIAFVRVVDTHSLSRAAKELRLPRSTVGRRLQRLEERLGIRLLKRTTRRQALTDAGAEFYQHARHSVEALERARAIVQRPSGKVEGRVRISVPTGAPDILGELFGQFSLRHPDVVLEVDASNTHVDLIHGGFDLALRAGPVASTPLNLVSRKLGANTLVCVATPAYLARAGTPKRATDLRRHACLSPFVRGETPTLSWPRLNGGSVRIHPRMTSNDMFVLLGAARTSLGIALIPDFLAQAEVAAGTLVRVLARHIGAQTPMSVVYHERELMPFAVRTLIDFIVETGLPTRQCEASGVARAKDPQRPRQR
- a CDS encoding DoxX family protein — its product is MRTKLLYWVPTGLLAAMFLMSGAFNVTHQPHVMQVSARLGYPGYVATLLGVWKLLAAVTLVFGSRWPRLKEWAFAGLFFNLSGAVFSHVASNDTVASSVPAGALLVLTGITYAAQRRFGPASSALKTT